One genomic window of Halorhabdus sp. CBA1104 includes the following:
- the smc gene encoding chromosome segregation protein SMC gives MHITEVVLDNFKSFGRKTRIPFYEDFTTISGPNGSGKSNIVDAILFALGLARTSGIRAEKLTDLIYNPGHQDGQRPDGEREASVTVVLDNADGTLSRSQVENAAGSQNVGDIEDIEIRRRVKETEDNYYSYYYINGRSVNLGDIQDLLAQAGVAPEGYNVVMQGDVTEIINMTAGARREIIDEIAGVAEFDKKKEQAFAELETVQDRIDEAELRIEEKETRLEQLEDERETALEYQELKDEKDEYEAYKKAAELEDKRDDLAEIDAEIDELEATLEKRQRELDERQGKVLRLEAELEDLNAEIERKGEDEQLQLKREIEEIKGEIARLEDAVESATEKREAAETDRREAFVQIDRKQETVDDLETEIRETKVEKSSVKAEIDDLQVDLAAVEEEIEEVGAEYEEVRAELDAKKADLEEAKERRNDRQREQDRLLDEARRRSNQQREIESTIESQRESIPEIDAEIDDLEDERRKARKNRETIDEVVEDLQDEKRDLQADIEEIEDDLEAARQEYAELEARAEESGDGSYGRAVTTIQKADVAGVHGPVGDLGGVDPEYADACETAAGGRLANVVVADDGVGQRCIEHLKSRNAGRATFLPMTEMHDRSLPSPPDLPGVVDFAYNLVDFDAQYSGVFSYVLGDTLVVEDMETARDLMGEFRLVTLDGDLVEKSGAMTGGSSSGSRYSFSGGEGRLKRVAERITDLEDERTSVREELRDVEERLEDARDRRSEAAEQLREIQAEIERREREREEADERIEALESELDEIEREREDVSAQMDEIEAEIEAIEAEIEDAEATIAQLESEIEDSELPALTDEAETIRAAIDEREDELEDLDAQLNELQLENQYAEEAIEDLHDEIESAQNRKAEQDERIEELEGEIDEQEALLADKEDAVAELEAELAELKGEREELREDVRAAREARDEHRERVNAVQSELESERETQQRLQWEIEELASAVGEYDPDEIPDHHTVQTRIGQLESRMEALEPVNMLAIEEYDAVNEDLEDLQAKRETLVEEADGIRERIETYEARKKETFMDAYEAIDEHFQDIFERLSNGTGRLHLENEDDPFDGGLTMKAQPGDKPIQRLAAMSGGEKSLTALAFIFAIQRHNPAPFYALDEVDAFLDAANADLVGEMVDDLAGEAQFVVVSHRSAMLERSERAIGVTMGEDNVSAVTGIDLSDTAGEVSADD, from the coding sequence ATGCACATCACAGAGGTCGTCCTGGACAATTTCAAGAGCTTCGGGCGCAAGACACGGATCCCCTTCTACGAGGACTTCACGACGATTAGTGGCCCGAACGGCTCGGGTAAGTCCAACATCGTCGACGCGATTCTCTTTGCACTCGGGTTGGCCCGCACGTCGGGGATCCGTGCCGAGAAACTGACTGATCTCATCTACAACCCCGGTCATCAGGATGGACAGCGACCGGACGGCGAGCGCGAAGCCAGCGTCACCGTCGTTTTAGACAACGCAGACGGAACCCTCTCCCGATCGCAGGTCGAAAATGCCGCCGGCAGCCAGAACGTCGGTGACATCGAGGACATCGAGATCAGGCGCCGCGTCAAAGAGACCGAAGACAACTACTACTCGTATTATTACATCAACGGTCGGTCTGTCAATCTCGGAGATATTCAGGACTTACTCGCCCAGGCCGGGGTGGCTCCGGAAGGGTACAACGTCGTCATGCAGGGCGACGTCACCGAGATCATCAACATGACCGCGGGTGCTCGCCGGGAGATCATCGACGAGATCGCCGGCGTCGCGGAGTTCGACAAGAAAAAAGAGCAGGCCTTTGCGGAACTGGAGACCGTCCAAGACCGTATCGACGAGGCCGAACTCCGTATCGAAGAAAAGGAGACACGCCTCGAACAACTCGAAGACGAGCGCGAGACGGCCCTAGAATACCAGGAACTCAAAGACGAGAAAGACGAATACGAGGCCTACAAGAAGGCCGCCGAACTGGAAGACAAACGCGACGATCTGGCCGAGATCGACGCCGAGATCGACGAGCTGGAGGCGACCCTCGAAAAGCGCCAGCGTGAACTCGACGAACGCCAGGGCAAAGTCCTCCGGCTCGAAGCGGAGCTAGAAGACCTGAACGCGGAGATCGAGCGGAAAGGCGAAGACGAGCAACTCCAACTCAAACGCGAGATCGAGGAGATCAAAGGCGAGATCGCTCGCCTCGAAGACGCCGTCGAGAGTGCGACCGAGAAACGCGAGGCCGCCGAGACCGACCGCCGTGAGGCTTTTGTCCAGATCGACCGCAAGCAGGAGACTGTCGACGACCTGGAGACCGAGATCCGGGAGACCAAAGTCGAGAAATCCTCCGTGAAAGCCGAGATCGACGACCTGCAGGTCGACCTTGCGGCCGTCGAGGAAGAGATCGAAGAAGTCGGCGCTGAATACGAGGAAGTCCGCGCGGAACTCGACGCAAAGAAGGCCGATCTGGAGGAGGCAAAGGAGCGCCGGAACGACCGCCAGCGCGAGCAGGATCGCCTGCTCGATGAGGCCCGGCGGCGCTCGAACCAGCAACGAGAGATCGAATCGACCATCGAGAGTCAGCGGGAGTCGATTCCCGAAATCGATGCCGAGATCGACGATCTCGAAGACGAACGCCGGAAGGCACGGAAGAACCGCGAGACGATCGACGAGGTAGTCGAGGACCTTCAAGACGAGAAACGCGATCTGCAAGCCGACATCGAGGAAATCGAAGACGATCTAGAGGCGGCCCGTCAGGAGTACGCCGAACTCGAAGCTCGCGCCGAGGAGTCCGGTGATGGCTCCTATGGCCGGGCGGTCACGACGATCCAGAAGGCCGATGTCGCGGGCGTTCACGGGCCGGTCGGCGACCTCGGTGGCGTCGATCCCGAGTATGCAGACGCCTGTGAGACGGCCGCAGGCGGGCGACTGGCAAACGTCGTCGTCGCGGACGACGGGGTCGGGCAGCGTTGCATCGAACACCTCAAGTCCCGCAACGCCGGGCGGGCAACCTTCCTGCCGATGACCGAGATGCACGACCGGTCGCTGCCCTCGCCGCCCGATTTGCCAGGCGTCGTCGATTTCGCGTACAACCTCGTCGACTTCGACGCGCAGTATTCGGGCGTGTTCAGCTACGTCCTCGGCGACACGCTCGTCGTCGAAGACATGGAGACAGCCCGCGACCTCATGGGCGAGTTTCGCCTGGTGACCCTGGACGGCGATCTCGTCGAGAAGAGCGGTGCGATGACTGGTGGCTCCTCGAGCGGGTCCCGGTACTCCTTTTCGGGTGGCGAAGGCCGCCTCAAGCGAGTTGCCGAGCGGATCACGGACCTAGAGGACGAACGCACGTCCGTTCGCGAGGAGCTGCGTGACGTCGAGGAGCGCTTGGAAGATGCCCGTGATCGTCGCTCGGAGGCGGCCGAGCAACTCCGGGAGATCCAGGCCGAGATCGAGCGCCGCGAACGCGAACGCGAGGAGGCCGACGAGCGCATCGAAGCGCTGGAAAGCGAGCTGGACGAAATCGAGAGAGAGCGCGAGGACGTCTCCGCACAGATGGACGAGATCGAGGCAGAGATCGAGGCTATCGAGGCCGAGATCGAAGACGCCGAGGCGACGATCGCCCAGCTTGAAAGCGAGATCGAAGACTCCGAGCTGCCGGCACTGACCGACGAGGCAGAGACGATCCGGGCGGCGATCGACGAGCGCGAGGACGAACTCGAAGATCTAGACGCCCAGCTGAACGAACTCCAGCTCGAGAACCAATACGCCGAGGAGGCCATCGAGGACCTCCACGACGAGATCGAGTCGGCCCAGAATCGCAAGGCCGAGCAGGACGAGCGCATCGAGGAGCTGGAGGGCGAAATCGACGAACAAGAGGCGTTGCTGGCCGACAAAGAGGACGCAGTCGCCGAACTCGAAGCGGAACTCGCCGAGCTGAAGGGCGAACGCGAGGAGCTCCGTGAGGACGTGCGAGCGGCTCGCGAGGCCCGCGACGAGCACCGAGAGCGCGTCAACGCCGTCCAGAGCGAATTAGAGAGCGAGCGCGAGACCCAACAGCGCTTGCAGTGGGAGATCGAGGAACTGGCGTCGGCGGTCGGGGAGTACGATCCCGACGAGATTCCCGATCATCACACCGTCCAGACGCGGATCGGCCAGCTCGAATCTCGAATGGAGGCCTTAGAGCCGGTGAACATGCTCGCGATCGAGGAGTACGACGCGGTCAACGAGGATCTCGAGGATCTGCAGGCCAAACGGGAGACGTTAGTCGAGGAGGCCGATGGGATCCGCGAGCGGATCGAGACCTACGAGGCCCGCAAGAAGGAGACGTTCATGGACGCCTACGAGGCGATCGACGAGCACTTCCAGGATATCTTCGAACGACTCTCGAACGGAACGGGGCGGCTCCATCTCGAAAACGAGGACGATCCCTTCGACGGTGGGCTGACGATGAAGGCCCAGCCGGGCGATAAGCCGATCCAGCGACTCGCCGCGATGAGCGGCGGCGAGAAGTCACTGACGGCACTAGCCTTCATTTTCGCGATCCAGCGGCACAACCCGGCCCCGTTCTACGCCCTAGACGAGGTGGACGCGTTCCTTGATGCGGCCAACGCCGACCTCGTTGGCGAAATGGTCGACGACCTCGCGGGTGAGGCCCAGTTCGTCGTCGTCTCCCATCGCTCGGCCATGCTCGAACGCTCAGAGCGGGCCATCGGCGTGACGATGGGCGAAGATAACGTCAGTGCCGTCACCGGGATCGACCTGAGCGATACCGCTGGGGAGGTGTCTGCCGATGACTGA
- a CDS encoding segregation/condensation protein A: MTEDVPLDIAGHEGRERPDGGTEVLTDASPPTDGPSIDDEADVEPVEVLVTMAEEDEIEPWDIDVVVVTDKFLDRLDEADLRTSGRALFYASVLLRMKSDALLEDDDEPEPEPEPDPFVGAPGETVDGDPFDALEDEMDRRLDRKRARGTPQTLDELVRELREAERDTWWKDSREYDTSDSPRGFQRGTQQLDYRASDDFRDDSEPTAADVTGTAHGENVEELVESVAEKLESHYEAGREEVLFAEVEAVGGSRIETFLGVLFLADTGRVELQQDTLFGDLWLRNPDVTQQSDVAAADD; this comes from the coding sequence ATGACAGAGGACGTCCCACTCGACATCGCTGGCCACGAGGGACGCGAGCGACCGGACGGCGGCACGGAGGTCCTGACGGACGCGAGTCCGCCGACCGACGGGCCGTCGATCGACGACGAGGCAGACGTCGAACCGGTCGAAGTACTGGTGACGATGGCTGAGGAGGACGAGATCGAGCCCTGGGACATCGACGTCGTGGTCGTGACGGACAAATTCCTGGACCGTCTCGACGAGGCAGATCTTCGCACCTCCGGGCGGGCGCTGTTTTACGCGAGTGTCCTCCTCCGGATGAAAAGCGACGCGTTGCTGGAGGACGACGACGAGCCAGAACCCGAACCGGAACCCGACCCCTTCGTCGGTGCGCCGGGCGAGACCGTGGATGGCGATCCGTTCGACGCCTTGGAAGACGAGATGGATCGGCGGCTCGATCGCAAGCGTGCTCGCGGGACGCCACAGACACTGGACGAACTCGTCAGGGAGTTACGCGAGGCCGAACGCGACACCTGGTGGAAAGACTCCAGAGAGTACGACACCAGTGACTCCCCGCGCGGGTTCCAGCGTGGCACCCAGCAACTGGACTATCGAGCCAGCGACGACTTCCGGGACGATTCAGAACCGACGGCGGCCGACGTGACCGGTACGGCCCACGGCGAGAACGTCGAGGAACTGGTCGAGTCGGTGGCCGAGAAACTGGAATCTCACTACGAAGCCGGCCGCGAGGAGGTCTTGTTCGCTGAAGTCGAGGCAGTCGGCGGCTCCCGCATCGAGACGTTCCTCGGTGTCCTCTTTTTGGCCGATACGGGCCGAGTCGAACTCCAGCAAGACACACTCTTTGGCGACCTCTGGCTCAGAAATCCCGACGTGACCCAGCAAAGCGACGTGGCCGCTGCCGACGACTGA